Proteins encoded within one genomic window of Lactococcus garvieae:
- a CDS encoding glycoside hydrolase domain-containing protein, translating to MTGQAGDIVTPKVFKAILNMDAYVVIGNGSEQIRSVQQWLNNKYINRREFYYMPCDGNFSRSVQVYLTYAIQYEIGMDDDTANGNFGPGTQAGLKEHPLNVGDSDSGNFFVHLFQAAMIFNGYNVPFDGTFTSSTSSQVMVFQAFALLPQNGIGDFQTWASLLVSTGDPDRVGKACDCVTEITDARAKELIKRGVETVGRYLTNVEGTDLNKKIQPGELETIFRNKLTIFPIYQTYGGEAAYFNYEQGSQDAEAAILAAKGYGFNPGTTIYFAIDYDATGDDIQSNIIPHFEGIKDSFIKNMSGYKIGVYGSRNVCIQVSDKGFVSTSFVSGMSTGFSGNLGFPLPKNWAFDQISTIATGSGDSYIEIDNDIKSNRYNGESSVDSHGVNDDFIEQFLNIETAVREYLTLNNIALNTSSINSRICGLYRYFNAPSYVGWQWDILAGPIDQKWIDYSKEKLGMSIENKIKPVDPATGLNIDISHFMAALNAYIYDSVWPIENRLSNFCGWIGDLLTFIRTVQDNEKNYDSFLQCAEALIAQLEPIPGNAFSMEDMIVDVDAMNMAKKVNDNLDTTLTSLYLDYLQSDAMDRFKLVYENRFNSDYNKMLNEAEGFVYSSIDPEVVATRLLFLKHFAVPDHTVAEGKDVCLAFANYIQKKS from the coding sequence ATGACAGGACAAGCTGGGGATATCGTTACACCTAAGGTATTTAAAGCAATTTTAAATATGGATGCATATGTTGTAATTGGAAATGGAAGCGAGCAAATTAGAAGCGTACAACAATGGCTTAATAATAAGTACATTAACAGAAGAGAATTTTATTATATGCCGTGTGATGGTAACTTTTCAAGGAGTGTACAAGTATATTTGACATATGCTATTCAATATGAAATTGGTATGGATGATGATACAGCAAACGGGAATTTTGGACCAGGTACTCAAGCAGGGCTTAAAGAGCATCCATTGAATGTTGGAGACAGTGATTCTGGTAATTTCTTTGTACATCTTTTTCAAGCTGCAATGATTTTTAATGGATATAATGTTCCATTTGATGGTACTTTTACAAGTTCGACATCAAGTCAGGTTATGGTTTTTCAAGCTTTTGCCTTATTACCTCAAAATGGAATAGGAGATTTTCAAACATGGGCCTCCCTTCTTGTAAGTACAGGAGATCCAGACAGAGTTGGTAAAGCTTGTGATTGTGTTACAGAAATTACTGATGCTCGAGCAAAAGAATTAATTAAACGAGGGGTTGAAACTGTAGGTCGATATTTAACAAATGTGGAAGGTACTGACTTAAATAAAAAAATACAACCTGGCGAATTAGAAACAATTTTTAGAAATAAGCTAACAATATTTCCAATTTATCAAACTTATGGAGGGGAAGCAGCATACTTTAATTATGAACAAGGCTCCCAAGATGCTGAAGCCGCAATTCTAGCCGCAAAAGGATATGGCTTCAATCCAGGGACTACAATATATTTTGCGATTGACTACGATGCTACAGGAGATGACATACAGAGTAATATAATTCCTCATTTTGAAGGCATTAAAGATAGTTTTATTAAAAATATGTCAGGTTATAAAATTGGGGTTTATGGTTCTCGGAATGTTTGTATTCAAGTTTCAGATAAAGGCTTTGTAAGTACAAGCTTTGTAAGTGGAATGTCAACGGGCTTTAGTGGAAACTTAGGATTTCCATTGCCAAAAAATTGGGCTTTTGACCAAATATCAACGATAGCAACTGGTAGTGGAGACAGCTATATTGAAATAGATAATGATATTAAATCAAACAGATATAATGGAGAAAGTTCAGTAGATAGTCATGGAGTAAATGATGATTTTATTGAACAATTCCTAAATATAGAAACTGCAGTAAGAGAATATCTTACACTAAATAATATCGCTTTAAATACATCTAGTATTAATAGTAGAATTTGCGGCTTATATCGTTATTTTAATGCTCCAAGCTATGTAGGTTGGCAATGGGATATACTTGCTGGACCAATTGATCAAAAATGGATTGATTACTCAAAAGAAAAATTAGGGATGTCAATTGAAAATAAGATTAAACCTGTTGATCCTGCGACAGGACTAAATATAGATATATCACATTTTATGGCAGCATTAAATGCATATATTTATGATTCAGTTTGGCCTATTGAAAATAGATTAAGTAATTTTTGTGGGTGGATTGGGGATCTTCTTACATTTATTAGAACTGTTCAGGATAATGAGAAGAACTATGACTCTTTCTTGCAGTGTGCGGAGGCATTAATTGCTCAATTAGAACCTATTCCAGGTAATGCATTTTCAATGGAAGATATGATTGTTGATGTTGATGCGATGAATATGGCTAAGAAGGTAAATGACAATCTGGATACAACACTTACTTCTTTATACCTTGACTACTTACAGTCTGATGCAATGGATCGCTTTAAATTAGTGTATGAAAACAGATTTAATAGTGACTATAATAAGATGTTAAATGAAGCAGAAGGGTTCGTATATAGTAGTATTGATCCAGAAGTTGTCGCAACTCGACTACTCTTTTTAAAGCACTTTGCTGTTCCTGATCATACTGTTGCGGAAGGAAAAGATGTTTGTCTAGCCTTTGCGAATTATATACAGAAAAAAAGTTAA